Proteins from a genomic interval of Clostridium sp. M62/1:
- the licT gene encoding BglG family transcription antiterminator LicT, giving the protein MKIDKIINNNIVSALDADGKEVIVMGRGLGFGMKAGREIPQAKIEKIFRLDSQNSMDRFKELLSNLPLEHIQVSSEIISYAKTVLNRSLNQNIYITLTDHINFAVERFRQKIRFSNPLLNEIRAFYKEEYLIGEYAVALIERRVGVRLPVDEAGFIALHVVTAEYNTAMRETIDITNLIQKVVKIVTEYFGMSLDETSLNYQRFVTHLRFLAQRIVAGELLDSGNPEFNRLISEMYPEEYECSLKLREYIKDAYSHDVTEEETAYLAVHIRRIRT; this is encoded by the coding sequence ATGAAAATCGACAAAATCATTAACAATAATATTGTCAGCGCTCTGGATGCAGACGGGAAGGAAGTCATAGTCATGGGAAGGGGCCTGGGCTTTGGAATGAAAGCCGGAAGGGAGATTCCCCAGGCAAAGATAGAAAAGATATTCCGCCTGGACAGCCAGAACAGCATGGATCGGTTTAAGGAGCTTCTCTCCAACCTGCCTTTAGAGCATATCCAGGTTTCCAGTGAGATTATAAGCTATGCAAAGACTGTGCTGAACAGAAGCCTGAATCAGAATATTTACATTACCCTGACGGATCACATCAATTTTGCTGTTGAGAGATTTCGGCAGAAGATCCGGTTTTCCAATCCGCTTCTTAACGAGATCAGAGCCTTTTACAAGGAAGAGTATCTGATAGGAGAGTATGCAGTTGCTCTTATTGAGCGCCGGGTGGGAGTCAGGCTTCCTGTAGATGAGGCTGGGTTTATCGCTCTCCATGTGGTAACAGCAGAGTATAACACAGCCATGAGAGAGACGATTGACATTACGAACCTGATACAGAAGGTGGTGAAAATCGTCACAGAGTATTTTGGGATGAGCCTGGATGAAACCTCTCTGAACTACCAGCGGTTTGTCACTCACCTGAGATTTCTGGCTCAGAGGATTGTGGCAGGAGAGCTGTTAGACAGCGGAAATCCTGAATTTAACCGCCTCATTTCAGAGATGTACCCGGAAGAATATGAATGCAGCTTAAAGCTCAGAGAATATATAAAGGATGCATACAGCCATGATGTGACGGAGGAAGAGACCGCATATCTGGCTGTCCATATCAGAAGAATCAGAACCTAG
- a CDS encoding MalY/PatB family protein → MKYDFETVLDRYDNGSVKWNLMKKKKPQVERGIVPFSIADMEFKNPPEIVEALKDCLDQGVLGYQTAEPSWYEAVTGWTRRRYGWETRPEWFYTTPGIVNALYHGVAAFTEEGDGVIVMPPVYYPFYKAVEENGRRLVRCPLIEGENLLYSIDCEKLEELASKPENRLLILCNPHNPVGRVWTREELMEVSRICLKHQVFVISDEIHCDLIMPGNTFTSFASLSEETEKNTMTCMAPSKTFNLAGLQASCVIIPDQERRRRLKAQMAKVSFEGRVNALGYKAMEAAYTKCDAWLDEAIQVIWENHRTLKQFMEERLPEIRTAKLQGTYLQWMDLRAFGWTPERQEEIMTEADLFFDEGILFGPEGKGFERMNLACPKSVLLDALSRLEKAVRQNA, encoded by the coding sequence GTGAAATACGATTTTGAAACAGTGTTGGACCGCTACGACAATGGCTCCGTCAAGTGGAACCTGATGAAAAAGAAAAAACCTCAGGTGGAAAGGGGGATTGTCCCCTTTTCCATAGCAGATATGGAGTTCAAAAATCCGCCGGAGATTGTGGAGGCGCTAAAGGACTGTCTCGACCAGGGAGTACTTGGCTACCAGACAGCGGAGCCTTCCTGGTACGAGGCGGTTACGGGATGGACCAGGAGAAGGTACGGCTGGGAGACAAGGCCGGAGTGGTTCTACACGACTCCGGGGATCGTCAACGCCCTCTATCACGGGGTAGCTGCTTTTACGGAGGAGGGGGACGGGGTTATCGTCATGCCTCCGGTCTACTATCCGTTCTATAAGGCAGTGGAGGAAAACGGGCGCAGGCTGGTCAGATGTCCGCTGATTGAGGGGGAAAACCTCCTCTACTCCATTGACTGCGAAAAGCTGGAGGAGCTGGCGTCAAAGCCGGAAAACCGCCTCCTGATCCTGTGCAATCCCCACAATCCGGTGGGACGGGTGTGGACAAGGGAGGAGCTTATGGAGGTGAGCCGCATCTGCCTCAAACACCAGGTGTTTGTCATCTCCGATGAGATCCACTGCGATCTGATCATGCCCGGAAATACCTTTACCTCCTTTGCCTCTCTCTCAGAGGAGACAGAAAAAAATACCATGACCTGCATGGCCCCCAGCAAGACCTTTAACCTGGCAGGCCTGCAGGCCTCCTGCGTGATCATCCCGGATCAGGAGAGGAGAAGAAGGCTGAAGGCACAGATGGCAAAGGTTTCCTTTGAGGGCAGGGTGAATGCCCTGGGCTACAAGGCCATGGAGGCAGCCTACACGAAGTGTGATGCCTGGCTCGACGAGGCTATCCAGGTGATCTGGGAGAACCACCGGACCTTAAAGCAGTTTATGGAGGAGCGCCTGCCTGAAATCCGCACAGCCAAGCTTCAGGGAACCTATCTTCAGTGGATGGATCTTCGGGCTTTCGGATGGACGCCGGAAAGACAGGAGGAGATTATGACAGAGGCGGACCTGTTTTTTGACGAGGGGATCCTGTTCGGACCTGAGGGAAAGGGCTTTGAGCGCATGAATCTGGCCTGCCCCAAATCTGTACTGCTTGACGCCCTGTCCCGCCTGGAAAAAGCAGTCCGCCAAAATGCCTGA
- a CDS encoding MerR family transcriptional regulator, translated as MGGRNEMGIKEMEKQTGISSQNIRYYEKQGLLSPKRNPENGYRIYGEEEAEQLKRIKLFRKLDMPIEDIRRMLSREQSLQEALTAQKKRQEKEKKHLEAVLKFYGRIRETELDELQAEKYLNEMEELERGGSVFVDFAEDFIAVARAQAKREFSFRPDTMCMNSREFMDALCQYARKNDEDLVITKEGMYPEFTLNGIEYTAYRRFSRWGAVICCTMKHPEEAGDGAVPAKRRGLMRLAVKWMVPLLILAAVILPRMKKIEDLLFLLPFGAVFLVLLWFSYGNFRERKG; from the coding sequence ATGGGCGGCAGAAACGAGATGGGGATAAAAGAGATGGAAAAACAGACGGGTATCAGCAGTCAGAATATCCGGTACTATGAAAAGCAGGGACTTCTTTCGCCAAAGCGAAATCCGGAAAACGGCTACCGGATATATGGGGAGGAGGAGGCAGAACAGCTAAAAAGGATCAAACTGTTTCGGAAGCTGGATATGCCTATTGAAGATATCAGAAGAATGCTCAGCAGGGAACAGAGCCTACAGGAGGCCCTGACAGCCCAGAAAAAGAGGCAGGAGAAGGAGAAGAAGCATCTGGAGGCTGTGCTGAAATTTTATGGTAGGATCCGGGAGACTGAGCTGGATGAGCTTCAGGCGGAGAAATATCTGAACGAGATGGAGGAACTGGAGAGGGGAGGATCTGTTTTCGTGGATTTTGCAGAGGATTTCATTGCCGTGGCCAGGGCACAGGCCAAGCGGGAATTTTCCTTCAGGCCTGACACGATGTGCATGAACAGCCGGGAGTTTATGGATGCCCTGTGCCAGTATGCCAGAAAAAATGACGAGGATCTGGTCATTACGAAAGAAGGGATGTACCCGGAGTTTACACTAAACGGGATCGAGTACACCGCCTATCGCCGTTTCAGCCGGTGGGGAGCGGTCATATGCTGTACCATGAAGCATCCAGAGGAGGCTGGCGACGGGGCAGTGCCGGCAAAAAGGAGAGGGCTTATGCGGCTTGCGGTGAAGTGGATGGTTCCGCTGCTCATACTGGCGGCGGTTATTCTGCCCAGAATGAAAAAGATAGAGGATCTGCTGTTTCTGCTTCCGTTTGGAGCTGTTTTTCTGGTGCTGCTGTGGTTTTCCTATGGGAATTTCAGGGAGAGGAAGGGATGA
- a CDS encoding TrmH family RNA methyltransferase produces MPDIIEIKDLEAPELDVYARIPEGQLLHLYEPEPGIFIAESPKVIERALDAGYEPISLLMETKHVEGQGREVIARCGHIPVYTAQFDVLTRLTGFQLTRGVLCAMRRKRMPEACSICAGARRIVVLENVMNPTNVGAIFRSAAALGMDAVLLTPGCSDPLYRRAVRVSMGTVFQIPWTFFDGKKVKWPENGQELLREMGFKTAAMALSDDSVSIDEPALRREEKLAVIMGTEGEGLCAQTIRESDYVVRIPMSHGVDSLNVAAASAVAFWQLGR; encoded by the coding sequence ATGCCTGATATTATAGAAATAAAGGACTTGGAGGCACCTGAGCTGGATGTATATGCGAGAATTCCTGAGGGACAGCTGCTTCACCTTTATGAACCGGAACCGGGAATCTTTATTGCAGAAAGCCCAAAGGTAATCGAGCGGGCGCTGGATGCCGGATATGAGCCGATTTCCCTTCTGATGGAAACAAAGCATGTGGAAGGACAGGGGAGGGAGGTGATTGCCCGCTGCGGTCATATCCCTGTTTATACGGCACAGTTTGATGTGCTGACCAGACTTACGGGCTTTCAGCTCACACGCGGTGTCCTGTGCGCCATGCGGAGAAAACGGATGCCGGAGGCCTGCAGCATCTGCGCCGGAGCCAGGCGGATTGTGGTTCTGGAAAATGTGATGAATCCCACGAATGTGGGGGCGATTTTCCGCTCTGCAGCTGCCCTTGGCATGGATGCAGTGCTTCTGACGCCCGGGTGCAGCGATCCGCTGTACCGGAGAGCTGTCAGGGTGAGCATGGGAACAGTGTTTCAGATCCCGTGGACCTTTTTTGACGGAAAGAAGGTAAAATGGCCGGAGAACGGGCAGGAGCTTCTGAGAGAGATGGGCTTTAAGACAGCGGCCATGGCTCTGAGCGACGATTCAGTCAGCATTGACGAGCCGGCACTCAGAAGAGAGGAAAAGCTGGCTGTTATCATGGGCACAGAGGGAGAAGGCCTGTGCGCCCAGACCATCAGGGAAAGCGATTATGTGGTGCGTATTCCCATGTCTCACGGCGTGGATTCCCTGAACGTGGCGGCTGCCAGCGCGGTAGCCTTCTGGCAGCTGGGAAGATGA
- a CDS encoding HPr family phosphocarrier protein, which translates to MKTLTARIKVPEGLHVKPASKIFMEARKYGCRITAFGSERQADCKNIMELLSLEAAFGEELRFEFDGAGEEKAREAFKLLLRET; encoded by the coding sequence ATGAAAACACTGACTGCCAGGATAAAAGTTCCCGAGGGACTTCACGTAAAACCGGCCTCGAAGATATTCATGGAAGCGAGAAAGTATGGCTGCCGGATTACAGCCTTTGGGTCTGAACGGCAGGCAGACTGCAAAAACATCATGGAACTTCTGAGTCTGGAAGCCGCTTTCGGGGAAGAGCTCCGGTTTGAATTTGACGGAGCCGGTGAAGAAAAAGCAAGAGAAGCCTTTAAGCTTCTCCTGAGAGAAACATGA
- the nagE gene encoding N-acetylglucosamine-specific PTS transporter subunit IIBC: protein MKFLQKLGKSLMLPVACLPVCGILMGIGYALCPAVMQGGEISGTLPIIGFFLVKAGGALIDNMSWLFAVGVAVGMSDDNDGTAGLSGLVSWLMMTKLLNPAVVATLTGVAADAVDLSYSKIETQFIGILAGIIGAMCYNRFKSTKLPDWLSFFSGKRSVAIVTALVSIIVAAVLFFVWPVVFGALVALGEGIMSLDAVGAGIYAFFNRLLIPFGLHHALNNVFWFDTIGIGDLTHFWAGETSADVTWSLGMYMAGFFPCMMFGIPGAALAMVHCAKKEKKKLAIGLVGSAAIAAFVCGVTEPFEFAFMFLAPGLYLVYALLYGIFAGVTVALGFRAGFSFSAGLTDLIFSAQLPAAAKTWLILPLGIAAFIVFYVVFRIVITKFDLKTPGREDDDTESEKSVSLANNNYTEVASIILEGLGGASNVTSVDNCITRLRLEVKDQALVNEKKIKSAGVAGVIRPGKNSVQVIVGTQVQFVADEFKKICK, encoded by the coding sequence ATGAAGTTTTTACAGAAACTGGGAAAATCCCTGATGCTCCCGGTTGCATGTCTTCCTGTCTGTGGTATTCTGATGGGAATCGGCTATGCTCTGTGTCCGGCAGTAATGCAGGGCGGAGAAATTTCAGGTACGCTTCCAATTATCGGTTTCTTCCTGGTGAAGGCCGGAGGCGCCCTGATCGACAACATGTCCTGGCTGTTCGCAGTAGGCGTTGCAGTGGGCATGTCTGATGACAACGACGGTACGGCAGGTCTGTCAGGTCTGGTATCCTGGCTGATGATGACCAAGCTCTTAAATCCGGCAGTTGTCGCAACCTTAACAGGCGTTGCAGCCGATGCGGTAGACTTATCCTACAGCAAGATCGAGACACAGTTTATCGGTATTCTGGCAGGTATTATCGGTGCAATGTGCTACAACCGCTTTAAGTCCACAAAGCTTCCGGACTGGCTGTCCTTCTTCTCCGGAAAGCGCAGCGTTGCCATTGTAACAGCGCTTGTTTCCATTATCGTGGCAGCAGTTCTGTTCTTTGTATGGCCAGTTGTATTCGGTGCCCTGGTAGCTCTCGGTGAGGGAATCATGAGCCTGGACGCAGTAGGTGCAGGTATCTACGCATTCTTCAACCGTCTGCTGATCCCATTTGGTCTGCACCACGCCCTGAACAATGTATTCTGGTTCGATACCATCGGTATCGGTGACCTGACTCACTTCTGGGCAGGCGAGACATCTGCAGATGTGACATGGAGCCTTGGTATGTACATGGCAGGATTCTTCCCATGTATGATGTTTGGTATCCCTGGTGCAGCTCTGGCCATGGTTCACTGCGCAAAGAAGGAAAAGAAGAAACTGGCTATCGGTCTTGTAGGTTCTGCAGCTATCGCAGCCTTTGTCTGCGGTGTTACTGAGCCGTTCGAGTTCGCATTCATGTTCTTAGCTCCAGGCCTTTACCTGGTATATGCTCTGTTATACGGTATTTTCGCAGGCGTTACGGTTGCTCTGGGATTCCGCGCAGGATTTTCTTTCTCCGCAGGCCTTACAGACCTTATTTTCTCCGCACAGCTTCCGGCTGCAGCGAAGACATGGCTGATTCTTCCGCTGGGAATCGCAGCGTTCATCGTGTTCTATGTGGTGTTCCGCATCGTAATCACGAAGTTTGACTTAAAGACTCCGGGACGCGAGGATGACGATACAGAGAGCGAGAAGAGCGTAAGCCTTGCCAATAACAACTACACAGAGGTAGCTTCTATCATCCTTGAGGGACTTGGAGGGGCTTCCAACGTGACTTCCGTTGACAACTGCATCACACGTCTTCGTCTCGAAGTAAAGGATCAGGCTCTTGTCAATGAGAAGAAGATCAAATCTGCAGGTGTTGCAGGTGTAATCCGTCCTGGAAAGAACAGTGTTCAGGTTATTGTCGGAACACAGGTTCAGTTCGTTGCAGATGAGTTTAAGAAGATCTGCAAATAG
- a CDS encoding type III pantothenate kinase: protein MILAIDVGNTNIVVGCIDREKCHFIERLSTVRTKTELEYAIDIKSVLDIYHVHPAEIEGGIISSVVPQITVNIKRAAEKILKKETLVIGSGIKTGLNIRIDDPAQLGADLVADSVAGIAEYPLPLAIFDMGTANTVCVIDGQKRYLGGMIYPGLGVSLDSLTSHASQLGGISLEAPPERVIGRNTIDCMKSGVIYSAAAAMDGIIDRIEEELGEKVTVVATGGLARRIVPHCRREIILDDDLLLKGLQILYEKNKR, encoded by the coding sequence ATGATATTAGCTATTGACGTGGGAAATACAAATATTGTTGTCGGATGCATTGACAGGGAAAAATGCCATTTTATTGAGCGGCTTTCCACTGTGAGGACGAAGACGGAGCTGGAATATGCCATTGATATAAAGAGCGTTCTGGACATCTATCATGTCCACCCGGCTGAGATAGAGGGGGGAATTATCTCCTCCGTAGTTCCGCAGATTACGGTAAATATTAAGCGGGCTGCCGAGAAAATTCTGAAAAAAGAGACTCTCGTGATCGGGTCCGGCATCAAGACAGGACTGAATATCCGGATTGACGATCCGGCCCAGCTGGGAGCAGATTTGGTGGCAGATTCTGTTGCCGGAATAGCAGAGTATCCCCTTCCTCTTGCAATTTTTGATATGGGCACAGCAAATACGGTCTGCGTGATCGATGGGCAGAAACGGTATCTGGGAGGGATGATCTATCCGGGACTCGGCGTTTCTCTTGACTCATTGACCTCTCATGCGTCACAGCTTGGAGGAATCAGCCTGGAAGCGCCGCCTGAGCGGGTGATCGGAAGAAATACCATCGACTGTATGAAGAGCGGGGTGATCTACAGCGCAGCGGCGGCCATGGATGGGATTATAGACCGGATAGAGGAGGAACTGGGAGAGAAGGTGACGGTTGTAGCTACCGGCGGCCTGGCAAGGAGAATTGTTCCCCACTGCAGGAGGGAGATTATCCTGGATGATGATCTGCTCCTGAAGGGCCTTCAGATTCTCTATGAAAAGAATAAACGCTAG
- a CDS encoding HD-GYP domain-containing protein has protein sequence MKNADISSPNTADTLLIIDDVEMNRAILAEIFRDSYRIEEAENGREALAILADHAERICAVLLDVIMPELDGIGLLRIMKEMNLLEHMPVFLVTAETGDEVTREAYALGVMDVIGKPVVPHIVTRRVNSIIELFQARKRLGNVVERQREELFEQTKKMYRMSVGMVESLSTAIEFRSDESGEHVRRIHDITDFLLRNTRFGDGLSENEIELIALAAIMHDVGKIAIPDAILKKPGRFTPEEFEIMKTHTIQGGRLLAKIPQMKEHESYSYAYDIALHHHERWDGRGYPDGLKGDEISVWSQVVSLADVYDALISKRCYKDACSCDEAVRMIVNGECGVFNPELIDSFLQVEGELRRMYQEKINQNV, from the coding sequence ATGAAAAATGCAGACATAAGCTCTCCAAATACGGCAGATACGCTTCTGATTATAGATGATGTGGAGATGAACCGGGCCATTCTGGCGGAAATTTTCAGAGACTCCTACCGGATTGAGGAGGCGGAGAACGGAAGAGAGGCTCTTGCGATATTAGCGGATCACGCAGAGCGCATCTGCGCTGTCCTTCTGGATGTGATTATGCCGGAGCTGGACGGCATCGGGCTTTTAAGGATTATGAAGGAAATGAATCTTTTAGAGCATATGCCTGTTTTTCTGGTGACGGCAGAAACCGGCGACGAGGTGACGCGGGAGGCCTACGCCCTGGGAGTCATGGATGTGATCGGAAAGCCTGTAGTGCCCCACATCGTCACACGGCGTGTCAATTCCATCATCGAGCTGTTTCAGGCCAGAAAGCGTCTTGGAAATGTGGTGGAGCGCCAGCGGGAGGAACTTTTTGAGCAGACAAAGAAGATGTACCGGATGAGCGTGGGAATGGTGGAGTCCCTTTCGACGGCTATCGAGTTCAGAAGTGATGAGTCCGGGGAACATGTGCGCAGAATCCATGACATTACGGACTTTCTTCTGCGGAATACCAGATTCGGGGACGGGCTTTCAGAGAATGAGATAGAGCTGATTGCCCTGGCGGCCATTATGCACGATGTGGGAAAGATTGCCATTCCCGATGCCATATTAAAAAAGCCTGGCCGCTTTACGCCAGAGGAGTTTGAGATAATGAAGACTCATACCATTCAGGGAGGCCGTCTGCTTGCCAAGATTCCGCAGATGAAGGAGCACGAATCCTATTCCTACGCCTACGATATTGCACTTCATCATCACGAGCGGTGGGACGGACGAGGATATCCGGACGGTCTGAAGGGGGATGAGATCTCCGTCTGGTCTCAGGTGGTCTCCCTGGCAGATGTCTATGACGCGCTGATCAGCAAACGGTGCTATAAGGATGCCTGCAGCTGTGATGAGGCGGTCAGGATGATTGTAAACGGAGAGTGCGGGGTGTTCAATCCGGAGCTGATAGACAGCTTCCTTCAGGTGGAGGGAGAGCTGCGCAGGATGTATCAGGAGAAAATAAACCAGAATGTCTGA
- a CDS encoding Hpt domain-containing protein — translation MEKDRYDRLTAAGIQVEEALGRFMNNEMLFNRFLEKFADDANYSLLKTAMAEGDAKGAFEAAHTLKGVAGNLSLERLYRAVEKQTEFLRDGRMDQASAVMPEVDAAYAEVTAALKK, via the coding sequence ATGGAAAAAGACAGGTATGACAGACTGACGGCAGCCGGAATCCAGGTGGAAGAGGCGCTGGGCCGTTTTATGAATAACGAGATGCTTTTCAACCGCTTTCTGGAAAAATTTGCAGACGATGCCAATTACAGCCTGCTGAAGACTGCTATGGCAGAGGGAGACGCCAAAGGCGCTTTCGAGGCCGCTCACACTTTAAAGGGGGTGGCTGGGAATCTCTCCCTTGAGCGCCTGTACCGTGCAGTGGAGAAGCAGACAGAGTTCCTCAGAGATGGCAGGATGGACCAGGCTTCGGCGGTGATGCCCGAGGTGGATGCTGCCTACGCTGAAGTGACAGCTGCGCTGAAAAAATAG
- a CDS encoding PTS sugar transporter subunit IIA, whose amino-acid sequence MFSLKKMFGGKDDKKVILAPVEGKAVSLKEVNDPTFSQEILGKGVAVIPSKGRVVAPADGVVSVFFETKHAVSITADNGAEIIVHVGLDTVNLKGEHYTAHKKQGDKVKAGELLLEFDMEAIKAAGYDVITPVIICNTPDYPNMVCHTGMDVKELDPIIEL is encoded by the coding sequence ATGTTTTCACTGAAAAAGATGTTTGGAGGCAAAGACGATAAGAAAGTGATTTTAGCGCCGGTGGAGGGAAAGGCAGTTTCCCTGAAAGAGGTAAATGATCCCACCTTCAGTCAGGAAATTCTCGGAAAGGGAGTTGCTGTCATCCCCTCCAAGGGACGGGTGGTTGCCCCGGCGGACGGAGTGGTAAGCGTATTTTTTGAGACAAAACATGCGGTCAGCATCACGGCGGACAACGGTGCCGAGATTATTGTTCATGTGGGTCTTGACACAGTAAATTTAAAGGGAGAGCACTATACGGCCCACAAGAAACAGGGAGATAAGGTGAAGGCAGGAGAGCTGCTTTTAGAGTTTGACATGGAGGCCATTAAGGCGGCAGGATACGATGTGATCACTCCCGTGATTATCTGCAACACGCCGGATTATCCGAACATGGTATGCCATACGGGAATGGATGTGAAGGAGCTGGATCCGATCATCGAGCTGTAG